GAGGAGCGATTTCTTGAGGACTTCCGCAGATGGTTTGCCATCTTTGGCAGCTACCCCACCGATACCGCACGCATCCGAACCGACTTCGTCTTGATAGAGCAGACGCTTCGAACGCACCAATTCCAGGCCGTAACCCTGCATGAGGAGGCTATCCTTCCGTCTCAGAGAGGCGATATCAAAGACCAGTGCTGACGCCCACAAACCGGAGGTAAATTGTATCTAGTCAATCATCATTGTCAATTATTTTCGCCGTTGACTGCCGGTTTGTGGACCACCAATTCCGAATCGGGGCAAACAATCCCCTGGATTTTGAGAGCAATTGTTGGCCTGTTGAGTTCACGACAATTCGGAATTTTTCTGTCGTGAGACTCGGAACGCTCCGCACATTCCACCTCATGAAATGGAGCGAGAATTCCAGAACGATGATTCTGGAATTCCAACCCCGTTGTGAGGAGATGCCATAACCGATCGATTCAATCGTTCGCAACGCTTCGCCGATTCGCCAGTTGGGGCGACTCGGCGATGTGCCACTTGGGGCGACTGTTGACGCGATTAGGAGCCAATGTCAATTTTCAAGGTTTGTCGAAGGGAATTCCGGGCCTTCTCCGTGACTTTCGGCCCACCGATTTTGAGCTGTTTCAACTGGGTCAGCCGCGATAACGCGGGCTCGGCGGCATCGCTCAAAGCTTTGCCGCGCAGCGTTAATCGGGTCAGCTTCGGTGCGGATGCCAAGGCCGAAACTCCGTTATCTCCCAAGATCGCGCCAGTAATCGATAATTCTGTGAGATTTGGCAGTTTGGCAAATGTCGCGAGTGAGGCATCCGTTAATTCACATTCATCAATTTTGCAAACTTCCAGACTGCGGGCATTCGCCAACGCTGCCACTCCGCGATCGCTAACGTTCACGAAGGTTAATGTCAAGGATTTCAGATTCGGAAATCGCGCGATGATCGGAATCAATTCATCCCCTTGTTCCGTTCCGTTGACACTCAACGTTGTTAATTGTGTTAATCCACTCAATTCTTGCATGAGTCGCCCGTTGAGTTGAACTCCTAACTTCAAATCGGTCAACTTGGTACACTTTCCAATGGCCTTCATTGCGTTCTCGCCCAGGTTGGTCCCGGACAAATCCAATTTCGTGAGATTGGAGAGATTTCCGATCGGTGTCAGGTAGGCATCCGTCATCCCCCCCACCTGGCCGACATCCAATTCGGTCAGGTTTTTGAGTTTGGTCAGGCCCGCGAACCCTTTTCCGGTAATCGCAATCTCTTGGCATTTCAACACTTTCAACGCAGGGAAGGTTCCCAACTTCGCGAGCCCGGCATCGGAGAGGCGGGTGATCGAAACATCCAACGATTCTAACCGTGGTAATGCCGCTAAGACGGCGATCCCATCGCCCAACGCGTTATCATTTCGATCGACCACGGCGACTAACGAAAGATGCGTTAATTGCGTTAACTTTGCGATTTCCGAAAGGCCGGCCTCCGTGATCTTGGTTTCGTTCAGATTCAAATGCGTTAATTTGGGGAACGACTTCAAGAACGGCAAATGCTCATCGCCGAAATCGGCTTCGGTGAAATCGAGTTCGGTGAGCTGGTTCCGCAGCAACGGCAAATGCTCCTGAATTGGCTTCGTCAGCGATTTCAGCCGGATTGACGTAATCGACGGGAATTTTGCAATCATCTGGATCGATTGCAGCGTGAGGGTGCCGCCGAACGCGGTTGAGACCGCCACAATCGGCTGCCCCGGCTTGGATTCGTCGCGTGTATAGTACAATTGATCCTGATTGAGCTGGGAGAAGAGCGCCTGATCCGCTTCGGTCATGGAAATTGGATTCGGGGATGCCCCTGCGGTTCCGGCGGGAGTCGCTCCTCCCGATGCCTTCGGCTGGACTCCAAACAGCCCGCCCAACGATCCGGCTCCCGCGTCGTTTCCGTTACCGGAGTCCGTCGCTTGCTTGCCGCAGCCGATCAGCCCCATGCCGAACATCGCCACAACGACCCACTTCATCTGCCGCATCATCATGTCTCGCTTGGAATAATCAATTCGGCTGACCGCCCAACATTGGCGAGCGAGCAGCCGGTTCCCCAATTTACTGGAAATGCCAAGCGAGCCGAATGAAGATTCGATGAAAACATTTGCGAACAAACAAACAAAACCGAAATGATTATGACACAAATCGAATCAGGATCATATCGTCAAGTGAATGAATCCAATCACGAACCAATTGAGACTCGCTCCGATCCTCCGCCCAGGCTGTGAGCGGAGTGATCGGCGGTTTCAAACGCGCACCATCGGGTCACGGCATCTCTCGCGAGAAGCTCGGCGGTGCGATCAAAACAGCAGCACTTTCGCCACATACAGAATGAGCACCACTTGGAAGGCGGTGAGTGCCCAGAAGAGGATTTGGAATTGTCCTTTGATGGTCTTGTGGCGGAAATAGCGCATCGCCAGGAACGCCCCGATGCTTCCTCCCACGGCGGTGAGCGTGTGCAGCACGAATTCGGGAATTCGCCGGCCACCGATTCGCGCTCGATATTTATCGAAGCCGTAGAAGCCAAAGGTGGTGACATTCACCGCCGCCAGGTAGGACGCCAGCCAGGTAAACACATTCAGCGATCGAAAGATTCCGTAGGCCAAACTGCCGGTCATCAGCAGTGTGACCACCCCTGCCCCGAGAAGATAGTTGGTAAAGAGTCGATATTTTCGCGGCATCCGCTCGGTCATGATTCCCCTCACGGGCACACGGCCCAGAATCGTCATGGGTTGCGATTGACGAAACGCATTGGCAATGGTATCGGCCCGTTCGATTTGCGGAAGACATGCTTTTTGCGGAATGCGATCCGTCGCAAACGGGGGAGGTCTGCGGTGCGTCGAAATCTCGTTCTCGTGGGAATGACACTACTACCGGGAACAATCGGCTGCGCCCAAACCTGGGACGACCTGACCAGCCGACGATTCCGGGAAGCTCCGTTCAAAACGATGTTCGCCCCGGATGATCCGATCACGGTGCTGCGTAATCCCACGGAATACGAAGCCGATCAACGACTTCGGGCGATTCAGAAGTTGAAAGAACCGGCCGTTCGCGGCGGTTCGTCGGAAGAACAAGAAGAGGTCATGCGCTATCTCGCCCAGGCAGCCACGCAGGACAGCTTTGCGCTGATGCGTCTGTCGGCGATTGAAACGCTGTCTCGCTTTGAAGATCCGCGCGTGCCAGGATTGCTGATTAGCGCGTATCACAATGCTGGCCCATCACCGAAGGGGCAAGCGGCCGAGGCGGGCAATATCCGCATGGCCAGTCTGACGGCGGTGAGCGCGGATGGAGCGATCCAGACCGGGCCATTCCCGGCAGATGTTTGTGCGACGATTCGGGCCAAATCGCTGGAAGCGCTGGGCGATCGGCAAAGTCCCGAGGGGTTGTCGCTGCTTCTGGAAGTGGCCATGCAGAAGCATGACCCGAAACCGAAGAACTCGGATGATGCGTCAAATAACTCTGCGCAGTTGACATCGGCGTTGCGTTCCGCGATGGAAGCGGAAAACAACGAACTCATCGCGGCTCAGATTACCAAGCAACCGCAATTGGACATCCGTCTGGCAGCGGTGCGAGCATTGAGCAAGTATGAGAATCAGCCGCAAGTGGTGCAGACGCTGACGCAACTGGCGACGCAGGAAAAGGATGTGGCCATGCGCGATCTGGCGTCCTCGGGCGTGAAGACGCTCACGGGCACGGAATTGCCGCAGCAGCCCACCGAGACTCCGGGCAGCGCCCCAAATCCGGGAACGGCCCCCGCAGCGGTGCCTGCACCCAATCCGGCGGCCACTGCCAGTGCCCCGCTGGAAGCGCTCCCGGCCCAATCGCCTGAGATTATTCCCACCGGCGCGACCAAGCCAGGATTGTTCAATCGCATGGGCAAAGTCTTTGGCGGCGGCGAATAACACCGATTGCACCGACGCGACCGATCCAGTCGCGTCGGTGACGGTTTGATCCGAATCGTCACTTGCGAGCGGGCAGAATCGTCAGGCCGGTCACACCTTCCAACTCGATCTTGAACAATCCGCCTTCGCTGCCCCCTTCTTTGCCCAATCCGCCGGTGATGTACAGTGTGTTCATTTTCGGACCACCGAATGCAACATTACTGGTGGTCAGATTTCCGCCCGGATAGCGGCGAATGACCGTGCCTTCGGGGTTAATCACCTGCACTTGCTTCATGCCATAATGGGCCACATACAGATTGCCCGCCGTATCCAGGCACATGCCATCCGGCTGGTTATCCACCTGTTCGCCCTGCTTGGTGGGCAATTCGGTCAGCACGCGCATCGCCCCGACTTTCCCGGGCGACATCACCGGATATTCCAGCACGCGATTCTTTTGACTTTCCGCGACCAGCAGCCGTTTGCCATCCGGCGTCAGCACAATTCCGTTGGGGAACGCCAACCCCGAAGCGACCAGATGCGTCTTGCCAGCGGCATCCACATAATGCACGGTGCCAATCGGCTTTTCTTTGGAAGATTCGCCCGGATCGGTGAAGTAGAAGCCCCCCTGCGGCGTATCCAACGACAGGTCATTCGGCCCCCGCAACGGCTTGCCTTCGCATTCGGACGAGGCTTTGCCGAGAATCTTGCCCGTCGCATCCAATTTCAGCACGGCATGCTGGCTGGCATCGCAGACCAAGTGCGTTCCATCGGCCAACACTTTATGCCCGTTGGGTGCGCCAGTTTTGGCCCACACGCTCACAGTCCCATCTTTGGCCACGCGAGTGATGGTGGTATCGTGCGAGACGTAGCCATTGCCATCGTGATCGAAGACAATCCCCTCGCAATAACTGGGGACGCGGGCCACTTCGGTGATTTTGACTTGATTTTCGGGCGGCAATTCAGCGGGGCTGAGCAGCAGCACCCCCAGCGAGACAAATCCGGTCAGCATGGTTGGCACTCCTAAAAGAGGAGGCTGCAAGATACCCTGCCGCACGATGCGATGCCAGCAGGCAATCGCCAAGAAACTGTCAACAATTCGCACAACTCTACCGGGCAATCGCTGTCAGCCGACGGGTTCCACGGACCGGCCCGGTCGGCATCCCCCGCAGGATTTCGCGGATCGCACCAACTTGCCGCCCAGACTACTGCCACGATGCCGCCCCATCTGCGGCTCAGAAATCAGTGGATTCTCGGATGGTTTTGATTACAGTAAGCCAGAGACATCTGTGAAGTCACGGAATAGGAACCACCGCATGA
This DNA window, taken from Tuwongella immobilis, encodes the following:
- a CDS encoding leucine-rich repeat domain-containing protein, which translates into the protein MKWVVVAMFGMGLIGCGKQATDSGNGNDAGAGSLGGLFGVQPKASGGATPAGTAGASPNPISMTEADQALFSQLNQDQLYYTRDESKPGQPIVAVSTAFGGTLTLQSIQMIAKFPSITSIRLKSLTKPIQEHLPLLRNQLTELDFTEADFGDEHLPFLKSFPKLTHLNLNETKITEAGLSEIAKLTQLTHLSLVAVVDRNDNALGDGIAVLAALPRLESLDVSITRLSDAGLAKLGTFPALKVLKCQEIAITGKGFAGLTKLKNLTELDVGQVGGMTDAYLTPIGNLSNLTKLDLSGTNLGENAMKAIGKCTKLTDLKLGVQLNGRLMQELSGLTQLTTLSVNGTEQGDELIPIIARFPNLKSLTLTFVNVSDRGVAALANARSLEVCKIDECELTDASLATFAKLPNLTELSITGAILGDNGVSALASAPKLTRLTLRGKALSDAAEPALSRLTQLKQLKIGGPKVTEKARNSLRQTLKIDIGS
- a CDS encoding DUF1294 domain-containing protein, whose product is MTERMPRKYRLFTNYLLGAGVVTLLMTGSLAYGIFRSLNVFTWLASYLAAVNVTTFGFYGFDKYRARIGGRRIPEFVLHTLTAVGGSIGAFLAMRYFRHKTIKGQFQILFWALTAFQVVLILYVAKVLLF
- a CDS encoding SMP-30/gluconolactonase/LRE family protein, yielding MLTGFVSLGVLLLSPAELPPENQVKITEVARVPSYCEGIVFDHDGNGYVSHDTTITRVAKDGTVSVWAKTGAPNGHKVLADGTHLVCDASQHAVLKLDATGKILGKASSECEGKPLRGPNDLSLDTPQGGFYFTDPGESSKEKPIGTVHYVDAAGKTHLVASGLAFPNGIVLTPDGKRLLVAESQKNRVLEYPVMSPGKVGAMRVLTELPTKQGEQVDNQPDGMCLDTAGNLYVAHYGMKQVQVINPEGTVIRRYPGGNLTTSNVAFGGPKMNTLYITGGLGKEGGSEGGLFKIELEGVTGLTILPARK